The following are encoded together in the Triticum dicoccoides isolate Atlit2015 ecotype Zavitan chromosome 6B, WEW_v2.0, whole genome shotgun sequence genome:
- the LOC119324108 gene encoding BOI-related E3 ubiquitin-protein ligase 1-like produces MEGQMFGGGKWGSSPYPGSNANINANENQFLLDAKAAPQQLQLFGSNSVGTSGYYNYNGNDNPYVMNQPRKTSNCTADEKKLKLQMSLNNFHAGDADRLACTGNSSVVSTGLKLSYEDNEHNSSFTSGSGSMSSLTSTTPFGHDIMTEMEKGNKEIDYYLRSQVEQLSRRVKEMKQRQMVSLVATLERGVGKKLKEKELEVEAMNRKSQELNEQIRQVAMQVQSWQSAALYNESVASTLKSQLMKVVADHANRTREGCGDSEVESGAVPIQKNINAVPGGFFESSLLPGVKSGVAGSGLAACRWCGAKEAAVLVMPCRHLCLCADCDRVADACPVCQYPKSGSVEINMS; encoded by the exons ATGGAGGGGCAGATGTTCGGTGGCGGCAAATGGGGCTCGTCGCCCTACCCTGGCTCCAACGCCAACATCAACGCCAACGAGAATCAGTTCCTGCTCGATGCCAAGGCCGCGCCGCAGCAGCTTCAACTCTTTGGGAGCAACTCAG TTGGCACCAGTGGATATTATAACTACAATGGAAATGACAACCCATATGTTATGAACCAACCAAGAAAGACAAGCAATTGTACAGCGGATGAAAAGAAGCTCAAGCTTCAGATGTCCTTGAACAACTTTCATGCAGGAGATGCCGACCGGTTGGCATGTACTGGTAATTCAAGTGTTGTGTCTACTGGGCTGAAATTGTCCTATGAGGATAATGAGCATAATTCTTCCTTCACGTCTGGTAGTGGAAGCATGTCTTCCTTGACTTCCACGACACCTTTTGGTCATGATATTATGACAGAAATGGAGAAAGGAAACAAAGAGATTGACTATTATTTGAGAAGTCAG GTGGAACAACTCAGTAGGCGTGTGAAAGAGATGAAGCAGAGGCAGATGGTTTCTCTTGTGGCTACTCTCGAACGAGGAGTAGGAAAGAAGCTGAAGGAGAAGGAGCTCGAGGTGGAGGCGATGAACAGGAAAAGCCAGGAGCTGAATGAACAGATCAGACAGGTCGCCATGCAAGTCCAGTCATGGCAGTCGGCTGCGCTCTACAACGAATCCGTCGCGAGCACCCTGAAGAGCCAGCTCATGAAAGTGGTGGCAGACCATGCCAACCGCACCAGGGAAGGTTGTGGCGACAGCGAAGTGGAGAGCGGCGCCGTGCCCATCCAGAAGAACATCAACGCCGTCCCCGGAGGCTTCTTTGAGTCGAGCCTCCTCCCCGGAGTCAAGAGCGGCGTAGCCGGCAGCGGGCTTGCAGCCTGCAGGTGGTGCGGAGCGAAGGAGGCGGCAGTGCTGGTGATGCCGTGCCGCCACCTGTGCCTGTGCGCCGACTGCGATAGGGTTGCAGATGCATGCCCTGTCTGCCAGTACCCCAAGAGTGGTAGCGTTGAGATCAACATGTCCTAG
- the LOC119326195 gene encoding probable polygalacturonase At1g80170, whose amino-acid sequence MGRGRRRGMRAVPLFLVLLVLVFMAVARVAAAEGSDVAEGVDVGGGEGEDKAFEKRFLKLWTDGGGGDGEDHLRCYGDDEDDYGDIYDDEKVKEMTEEEEEGEDGIMLGATRCPNPNKKKKKKKRNVVKVDSFGAVGDGCADDTEAFAKAWEKACSLKDAVLVVTAGRRYKVGPSRFMGPCKERLVVLIHGTIVAPEEPSEWNPKSPRLWLLFGGLVGARIQGGGVIDGSGSKWWANSCKVDRSKPCKGAPTAVTIDSCRGVRVRGLTIQNAQQMHLTVSRSRGVRLDGMAIQAPGDSPNTDGIHVAESTAVTITGARIGTGDDCVSISNASFAVKMKGIVCDPGHGISIGSLGQGGSFAAVEGVTLDDARIARAQNGVRIKTWQGGAGYVRNVRFSNVLVEAVDHPIIIDQFYCDSRTPCANQTTNVAVSNVMYRNISGTSTRDEAIKFACSDAVPCSDIVLSNVNLLGDDGAEVQAVCNCAMGLGYDPVRPAVDCLRNNACGSGGGGLKLGAEEPSTTVAPLHTEL is encoded by the exons ATGGGGCGAGGGAGAAGGAGAGGCATGAGAGCAGTGCCGTTGTTCTTGGTCCTGCTGGTGTTGGTGTtcatggccgtggcgagggtggccGCGGCGGAGGGAAGCGACGTTGCAGAAGGTGTCGACGTTGGCGGAGGGGAAGGCGAAGACAAGGCTTTTGAGAAGAGGTTCTTGAAGCTGTGGACGGACGGAGGCGGCGGGGACGGGGAAGATCACCTCAGATGTTACGGTGATGACGAAGATGATTATGGTGATATCTATGACGACGAAAAAGTCAAAGAgatgacggaggaggaggaggagggcgaagaTGGCATCATGTTGGGTGCGACGAGATGCCCGAATccgaacaagaaaaagaagaagaagaagaggaacgtCGTGAAGGTCGACAGCTTCGGCGCCGTGGGGGACGGCTGCGCCGACGACACAGAG GCATTCGCAAAGGCGTGGGAGAAGGCGTGCTCGCTGAAGGACGCGGTGCTGGTGGTGACCGCCGGCCGGCGCTACAAGGTGGGGCCGAGCAGGTTCATGGGCCCGTGCAAGGAGAGGCTGGTGGTGCTGATCCACGGCACCATCGTGGCGCCGGAGGAGCCGTCGGAGTGGAACCCCAAGAGCCCGCGGCTGTGGCTCCTCTTCGGCGGGCTCGTCGGCGCGCGCATCCAAGGCGGGGGCGTCATCGACGGCTCCGGCTCCAAATGGTGGGCCAACTCCTGCAAGGTGGACCGGTCGAAGCCGTGCAAGGGCGCGCCGACGGCGGTGACCATCGACTCGTGCCGGGGTGTGCGGGTGCGCGGCCTGACCATCCAGAACGCGCAACAGATGCACCTGACGGTGTCGCGGTCGCGCGGGGTGCGTCTGGACGGGATGGCCATCCAGGCGCCGGGGGACAGCCCCAACACCGACGGCATCCACGTGGCCGAGTCCACCGCGGTGACCATCACGGGCGCCCGCATCGGCACCGGCGACGACTGCGTGTCCATCTCCAACGCCAGCTTCGCCGTGAAGATGAAGGGCATCGTGTGCGACCCGGGCCACGGCATCAGCATCGGCAGCCTGGGGCAGGGCGGCTCCTTCGCCGCTGTGGAGGGGGTGACCCTCGACGACGCCCGCATCGCCCGCGCCCAGAACGGCGTCCGGATCAAGACGTGGCAGGGCGGCGCCGGCTACGTGCGCAACGTCCGCTTCTCCAACGTGCTGGTGGAGGCCGTCGACCACCCCATCATCATCGACCAGTTCTACTGCGACTCCAGGACGCCGTGCGCAAACCAGACCACCAACGTGGCCGTCAGCAACGTCATGTACCGGAACATCTCCGGCACCTCCACGCGGGACGAGGCCATCAAGTTCGCCTGCAGCGACGCCGTGCCCTGCAGCGACATCGTGCTCAGCAACGTCAACCTGCTCGGGGACGACGGCGCCGAGGTGCAGGCCGTGTGCAACTGCGCCATGGGGCTGGGCTACGACCCCGTCCGCCCCGCCGTCGACTGCCTCAGGAACAACgcgtgcggcagcggcggcggagggcTGAAGCTAGGCGCGGAGGAGCCGTCGACGACGGTCGCGCCGCTGCACACCGAGCTGTGA